From the Treponema sp. J25 genome, one window contains:
- the sufC gene encoding Fe-S cluster assembly ATPase SufC, with the protein MNTLVIENLHASIEGKEILKGVSLSLGAGEVVALMGPNGNGKSTLGNVLMGDPRYEISEGTIVFDGKDLLSLPAYERARLGLFMAFQYPVELPGIRVSQFLFRIAELRRNPPSGYAAFYRELKEYLEILHMDPAFLDRSVNEGFSGGEKKRLEILQLLVIQPRCAIFDEVDSGLDVDALRLVAQGINRMRGSHFSALIITHYRRLLDLIPIDRVYIMEQGRITRSGDFSLVEALEREGFGAFKEQDPAAPRAQEGIYAARST; encoded by the coding sequence ATGAATACACTGGTTATAGAAAACCTGCATGCAAGTATCGAAGGCAAGGAGATACTCAAGGGGGTCTCCCTTAGCCTGGGAGCAGGAGAAGTGGTGGCCCTTATGGGTCCTAACGGGAACGGCAAAAGCACCCTGGGTAACGTGCTCATGGGGGACCCTCGCTACGAAATTTCAGAGGGCACCATCGTTTTTGATGGGAAAGACCTTCTTTCTCTACCAGCCTATGAACGGGCTCGCCTAGGACTTTTCATGGCCTTTCAGTACCCCGTAGAGCTACCGGGGATTCGGGTATCCCAGTTCCTTTTCCGCATCGCCGAACTGCGACGGAATCCCCCATCAGGGTATGCCGCCTTTTACCGGGAACTTAAGGAATACCTGGAAATTCTCCATATGGATCCTGCCTTTCTAGACCGTTCGGTAAACGAAGGATTCTCAGGAGGTGAAAAAAAACGGCTCGAAATTCTCCAATTGTTAGTGATTCAACCCCGCTGCGCTATTTTTGATGAGGTTGATTCGGGACTTGATGTGGATGCCCTGCGCCTCGTAGCCCAGGGAATAAACCGCATGCGGGGCTCCCATTTTTCGGCCCTGATCATTACCCACTACCGTCGTTTGTTGGATCTCATTCCGATAGACCGGGTGTACATCATGGAACAGGGACGTATTACCCGGAGCGGAGACTTTAGTCTGGTGGAAGCCCTGGAACGGGAAGGCTTTGGGGCTTTCAAAGAGCAAGATCCCGCGGCTCCTCGGGCACAGGAAGGAATCTATGCAGCACGAAGTACTTAA
- a CDS encoding MATE family efflux transporter encodes MKLSFIRRAGAQERASLSLFALTVPIVLENLFRIFISSIDIFMLSGYSQEAVAGVGIVNQYIFFIQLLFNIVCIGTSIVLAQYLGAKRHTEASQVIQGSILLVGALAGGLLILILVGAGPLLSLYKAEPAVRSYAITYLKIFGGFGSFFVAFNMLQGTVLRAYGYTRDTMVVTFIANGINVIGNAISLYGPFGLPILGVTGVAASSVISQIAACGILAWRIRQYPEVRFRLSHWRNIPSSIFKTIIQIGLPSAGESLSYNVAQIVIMALITTFGTAAVSSVVYAQTIVRFVFILPMSIGAGVQIKVGYLVGAKKFEEAYNRLYRYQLIGTVIAMGIITLLQFVKKPIITIFTHDPAILATTSTLLLYSYYIEFGRSINLITISALKGAGDVRFPVGYGIFSMWCIMVLGAYLFGYKAGLGLVAVWLAIGTDETLRGLVMLGRWKSKRWMEKRLT; translated from the coding sequence ATGAAATTAAGCTTTATTCGTCGAGCCGGTGCCCAGGAAAGGGCTTCCCTTTCTCTGTTTGCGTTAACGGTGCCCATTGTTCTAGAAAATCTATTTAGGATTTTTATTTCTTCCATCGATATTTTTATGCTCAGCGGCTACTCCCAGGAAGCGGTGGCGGGGGTAGGAATTGTCAATCAGTACATCTTTTTTATTCAGCTTCTGTTTAACATTGTATGTATTGGGACCAGTATTGTTCTGGCCCAGTACCTGGGGGCTAAACGTCACACCGAAGCAAGCCAGGTGATTCAGGGAAGTATTCTGTTAGTGGGCGCCCTGGCCGGGGGATTGTTGATTCTTATTTTGGTGGGAGCGGGACCTCTCCTTTCTCTGTACAAAGCGGAGCCTGCAGTACGGTCCTATGCCATTACGTACTTAAAAATATTTGGCGGTTTTGGGTCTTTTTTTGTGGCCTTTAACATGTTGCAGGGAACGGTCCTTCGGGCCTATGGCTATACCCGGGATACCATGGTGGTCACCTTTATTGCAAATGGTATCAATGTGATTGGGAATGCCATCTCCCTGTATGGGCCCTTTGGCTTGCCCATTTTAGGGGTAACCGGCGTTGCCGCTTCATCGGTTATCTCCCAGATAGCAGCCTGTGGTATTCTTGCCTGGAGAATTAGACAGTATCCAGAAGTACGGTTCCGTCTTTCCCACTGGAGAAATATTCCCTCTTCTATATTCAAGACGATTATTCAAATAGGGCTCCCTTCGGCGGGGGAATCTCTTTCCTATAATGTGGCCCAGATTGTGATTATGGCCCTGATAACCACCTTTGGTACGGCCGCTGTTTCGTCGGTGGTATATGCCCAGACTATCGTCCGGTTTGTGTTTATCCTTCCTATGTCAATTGGCGCGGGGGTTCAAATAAAGGTAGGATACCTGGTAGGTGCTAAGAAGTTTGAAGAGGCCTATAACCGTCTGTATCGCTATCAACTGATAGGTACGGTTATTGCGATGGGGATTATTACCCTTCTCCAGTTTGTAAAAAAGCCGATAATCACCATTTTCACCCACGACCCGGCGATTTTAGCCACCACAAGTACGCTGTTACTGTATTCGTACTACATTGAATTTGGCCGTTCTATCAACCTTATTACTATCTCTGCGCTTAAAGGAGCAGGGGACGTCCGTTTCCCCGTGGGGTACGGCATATTCTCTATGTGGTGCATCATGGTGTTAGGGGCCTATCTTTTTGGGTACAAAGCAGGATTAGGCCTTGTGGCGGTATGGCTTGCTATCGGAACCGATGAAACCCTCCGGGGCCTGGTAATGCTGGGACGCTGGAAGAGTAAGCGGTGGATGGAAAAACGGCTTACCTAG
- the sufB gene encoding Fe-S cluster assembly protein SufB codes for MQHEVLKEIGQGYTERFGFSMPERSVFTTGKGLTEETVRAISASKNEPAWMLTFRLKALEYFQSKPLPAWGPDLSAINFDEITYYTKPTETPGTSWEELPPEIKETYDRLGLPEAEQKWLAGVGAQYDSEMVYHNIREDLKKRGVIFTDVETAVKEHPELVQRYFATVVPPNDNKFAALNSAVWSGGSFVYVPPGVQLEIPLQAYFRVNTQSFGQFERTLIIADEGSFVHYIEGCTAPVFSKDSLHAAVVEIIALKGARIRYSTVQNWSTNMYNLVTKRAVVYDGGLMEWVDGNIGSKVTMKYPAIFLKGPGARGEVLSIAFAGTGQHQDTGAKIIHLADDTSSVVTSKSISRGGGISSYRGLVMAKPGLKNIKTKVECDALILDGNSVSNTYPRIDIRSSGATIEHEARVSRISEDQLFYLMSRGIDEKEAAAMIVNGFVAPLVKELPMEYAVELNRLIELEMEGSVG; via the coding sequence ATGCAGCACGAAGTACTTAAAGAAATTGGCCAGGGGTATACAGAACGCTTTGGGTTTTCCATGCCCGAACGGTCCGTATTCACTACCGGCAAGGGCCTTACGGAAGAAACGGTGCGGGCCATCAGCGCTTCTAAAAACGAACCAGCCTGGATGCTTACCTTTCGGCTAAAAGCCCTGGAATACTTCCAGAGTAAACCCCTTCCCGCCTGGGGGCCAGACCTGTCGGCCATCAATTTTGATGAGATTACCTATTACACAAAACCTACCGAAACGCCGGGGACCTCCTGGGAAGAGCTCCCACCGGAAATAAAAGAAACCTATGACCGGCTTGGGCTCCCGGAGGCAGAACAAAAGTGGCTTGCCGGTGTGGGAGCCCAGTACGATTCGGAAATGGTGTACCACAACATCCGGGAAGATCTAAAAAAACGGGGGGTTATCTTTACCGATGTGGAGACCGCAGTAAAGGAACATCCAGAACTGGTCCAGCGATATTTTGCCACCGTGGTGCCCCCCAACGATAACAAGTTTGCCGCCCTTAACAGCGCCGTTTGGTCCGGGGGTTCCTTTGTGTATGTTCCACCGGGGGTTCAGCTGGAAATCCCTTTGCAGGCCTACTTTAGGGTAAACACCCAATCCTTCGGCCAATTTGAGCGAACCCTGATTATCGCCGATGAAGGTTCCTTTGTTCATTATATTGAAGGGTGCACCGCACCGGTATTCTCAAAGGATAGCCTCCACGCGGCGGTGGTAGAAATCATCGCCCTGAAGGGAGCCCGGATTCGCTATTCTACCGTGCAAAACTGGTCCACCAACATGTACAACCTGGTTACCAAGCGGGCCGTAGTGTACGACGGTGGTCTTATGGAATGGGTTGATGGCAACATTGGCTCCAAGGTGACCATGAAATATCCCGCCATTTTTCTGAAAGGGCCGGGAGCCCGGGGCGAAGTTCTTTCTATCGCCTTTGCCGGAACAGGACAGCACCAGGACACGGGGGCTAAAATAATTCACCTGGCCGATGATACGTCCAGTGTGGTTACCTCCAAATCCATATCCCGGGGAGGGGGAATTTCCAGCTATCGGGGGCTTGTGATGGCAAAGCCGGGACTCAAAAACATTAAAACCAAGGTGGAATGCGACGCCCTTATTCTGGACGGCAATTCCGTATCAAATACCTATCCTCGCATCGATATCCGAAGTAGCGGGGCAACCATAGAACATGAAGCCCGGGTTTCCCGGATCAGTGAAGACCAACTGTTCTACCTTATGAGTCGGGGAATCGATGAGAAAGAAGCGGCCGCCATGATCGTTAACGGCTTTGTGGCGCCCCTCGTAAAGGAACTTCCCATGGAATACGCCGTCGAACTAAACCGCCTTATCGAACTGGAAATGGAGGGCTCCGTCGGATGA